Sequence from the Methanocalculus alkaliphilus genome:
CAGACACCCCCGATATTCACCCCATCTGCAGTTATCGCCGCCTCGCTCATCAGTGCCTCTCCGGCGATACGATAGCCGGACTCGACCCCGCCAAGAAATCCTGGTGCGTCAACGAAGAGGGCAGAGTAGCCGTCAAGATACGGGGCGAGATCCTCACCCATCAGGGCCGGAACACAGGAGTTGACGACCGCGACCCGCCCGCCCCTTTTTGATACATCCGAAACGACTGAGCGCAGCCGCTCCCCGGTTCCAAAGACGACCTCGTCATGAAGGATGAACGATCCATAGAGGGGGGTTCTGATGAGGGATTTCGGATAATAATAACAGCCACTCGACCCATGGATCACAACAGATATCCCGGTATAGCCGGCGAGGAATGCGACAGCCCCTGTCAGGGCACATGGCCAGATGGGATTAATACATTCAGGCACGCGAGATGCACCTCCGCCAGCTTTGAAGCATCCGCCGGATACCGGTGGTTCCAACGGGTGGATCAAACGGGAGCGGGATGGGGATCCCCGGTTCTTCCTCCACCATCCCGATTGAGTTCATGACAGTGCGGGCAGCCCCCAGCACACCGGGATCTGCCAGAGAAGTATTAATCGAGACCGGGATCCCTCTGAGATCAGAAAATGACGCCACAAGATCCTCCTGCATCCCTTCTTCATCCCGGATGGCGGCATATGAATCGATCCCGGTGACCTCACCTGCCTGCCGAAGGAACCGGAGACTCCCTTCCAGCCCGATGGGAAAACCAGAGATGATGCCCGTTCCAAAGCGGGAAGATAGTGCAGATCCTATCGGATACAGTGAGGGATCACGCAGGATAGCATAACGGGCTGAACTGATCCGGGAACAGTCATTCGCAGGCATCCTCCTGACGAACCTGAGGCCGGAGTCGATCTCGAGGAGAGAGAGGAGGCGGGAAACCTCAGCATAGTTCTCTTCCGCCTCATATTCAAGATTCTTCTCACCGACGATCATCATACTGTCATCCGGGGAGGAGATATCAGGAGAGGAGAGATCCATCAGACGCATAAGGGCGTTGTGTATGCCATCAGAGAAGCCGCCACCAAGAAACCCGGATCCTGGAATATGAACAACCGGAATCCCCCGTCTCTCCCTGCAGACAGCAGCCGTATCATCACCGATTGTATCTGCAATGCAGGTGGAGATGACACAGATGAGGGAGGGATTGTAGGATTCGGCTGAACGGATCGCCTGCATCAATGCCCCTTCACCACCGAAGATCACCTCCTCTTCGCTGACATTGCTTGATACAAGGAGGGGTATATCAGAGCAGTCGTTCTCGGCCAGTGACGCATGGAGAAGGGAGGCGTTATGATGGGTGCAGCCGGCCGGGCCATGTATCACCGTGACGGCATCCTGCAGAAAACAGGTGACGGAGAGGGCACCGGTTAGTGTGCACCCTTCATTCCTTGAGATATCGGTATGCGAGTGATTCAAGATCATCCATCGAGAGTGGTGTTGGAATAGTGAATGTCGTATTTTGAAGAATGATATCAGCAGAGCGCCGGTACACCTCTGCCTGAGAGGATTCCGGGGCATATTCGACGACAGTCTTCTTGTTCAGCTCGGCCTGCTGGACCGTCGGGGATCGCGGGATGAACGTAATCATCCGGGATCCGATACGTTGAGCAAATTCACTGACGAGATCCTCCTCATCGGGAATATTTTTGCCATTACCGATCACGCCGCCAAGACGGACACTGCTCCGCTTATTGGCGCTGAGGCGGGCGATTGCCTTTGCGATATTATTTGCCGCATAGAGGGACATCAGCTCGCCTGATGTGACAAGATATATCTCCTCTGCATAGCCCTCTCTCATCGGCATTGCAAATCCACCGCAGACAACATCACCAAGGACATCATAGACGATGAGATCCCCTTTCAGTGCTCCGAGCTTCTCAAGGAGCTGGAAGGTTGCAATAATCCCCCTGCCAGCACAGCCGATTCCCGGCTCAGGCCCTCCGGCCTCGACGCATCGGACACCCCTGTATCCGGGAAAGATGATATCCTGGACAGTGACGTCCTTCTGCTTTTCGCGTATCACATCAAGGACCGTTGGGATGATACGCCCGTTCATCAGCATCCGGGTGCTGTCATGTTTTGGATCACACCCAATCTGCAGGAGATCCAGCCCTTTATCCGCCCATGCAGCCGAGAGATTCGCCGAGGTCGTCGATTTCCCGATACCGCCCTTCCCATAGAGGGCAATCTGTCTCATTACAGAAGAGGTTGGGTCTAAAAGAGTATAGAACTTGTGATAACTCCACCATGATTGTCAAGGTCACGCCCGGTCAAAGCCTTTCAGAAGGCCCATCACGAGGACGATGACCGGGATCACCTCAAGCCGCCCGATCCACATCAGGAGAATGAAGAAGATCTTTGAGATTGCCGACATATCAGCCGAAACATGGCCGGTACTGATCCCGTTATTGCAGGCAGCGGTGATGACATCGAAGATGACATGGCTTGTATCGTATCCCGGACCTTCGAAGAGGAGGATACAGATTGTGCTGAAGAATATGATGATGAAGTAGAGGACGATGATCAGCATATTCTTTGAGACCTCATACTCAGCGACCATCTTCGGTATGCTCCGCCCATCATGCCGGAACGGAATAATCGCACGTCCGGAGATGAAGATGCGGCGGAACCACCAGATGAGCCCCTCATAACAGATCACCACGCGCTCAAGTTTCAGCCCGCCGGCAGTGCTCCCCGCCGCCCCCCCGATGACCATCAGTGCCGAGAGGAAGAGGATGGTTGCACTCGGCCATAACGCCGGGTTGGTATTCTGAAATCCGGTCGTTGTTGCAGCCGATACGGTCATAAAGAGACCATAACGGATGGCATCAGAGGCAGCAAGGCCACTTTGATAGATGAGATCAAGCGTGATGAAGAGAAGACCACAGCCAATGATGGCAAGGAGCAGGGCTGCCTGCCGCTCCCGGAAGAAGGTAAAGATTTTCTTTGAATAGAGGGAGAAATAAATCTTGAACGGAAGGGCGCCTGCAATCATGATCGGGATGAGGAGGAGCTCCATCAGATAGTTATCATACTGTGCGATGCCTGCATCATACATCGTGAATCCGCCTGTCGCGATTGCGACAAGTCCAAGATTCAGCGCATCCCAGGGACCCACACCCGAAATGAGCACCAGCCCGATTCCGGCGAGTGTCAGAACGATATAAATCTTCCACATAAATATGCCGGTATCAACGACACTCGGGAGAAAAGACTCGGATCGTGCCTCAGACCGGTACATACCCCTCTGAACAAGGCCTGAGCGGTTGACCATTGCGATGGTGAAGGCAACGATCCCGATACCCCCCATCCATTGCATAAAGGATCGCCAGAAGAGGAGGGTCTTTGGGAGATCATCAAGTCCGGTGATCATCGTCAGGCCTGTCGTCGTCCACCCTGACATCGCCTCAAAGACGCAATCAAGATAAGGCATTCCTGTTC
This genomic interval carries:
- a CDS encoding TrkH family potassium uptake protein — translated: MDRWEHFLVIARDLGGILQFMGFASSAPLLITWYFREWDVLVAMAVVPIIFFLTGSLLRNAPPSNKQARLSVSLSSVAVVWLFASLIGALPFYFGTGMPYLDCVFEAMSGWTTTGLTMITGLDDLPKTLLFWRSFMQWMGGIGIVAFTIAMVNRSGLVQRGMYRSEARSESFLPSVVDTGIFMWKIYIVLTLAGIGLVLISGVGPWDALNLGLVAIATGGFTMYDAGIAQYDNYLMELLLIPIMIAGALPFKIYFSLYSKKIFTFFRERQAALLLAIIGCGLLFITLDLIYQSGLAASDAIRYGLFMTVSAATTTGFQNTNPALWPSATILFLSALMVIGGAAGSTAGGLKLERVVICYEGLIWWFRRIFISGRAIIPFRHDGRSIPKMVAEYEVSKNMLIIVLYFIIIFFSTICILLFEGPGYDTSHVIFDVITAACNNGISTGHVSADMSAISKIFFILLMWIGRLEVIPVIVLVMGLLKGFDRA
- a CDS encoding nitrogenase component 1, with amino-acid sequence MILNHSHTDISRNEGCTLTGALSVTCFLQDAVTVIHGPAGCTHHNASLLHASLAENDCSDIPLLVSSNVSEEEVIFGGEGALMQAIRSAESYNPSLICVISTCIADTIGDDTAAVCRERRGIPVVHIPGSGFLGGGFSDGIHNALMRLMDLSSPDISSPDDSMMIVGEKNLEYEAEENYAEVSRLLSLLEIDSGLRFVRRMPANDCSRISSARYAILRDPSLYPIGSALSSRFGTGIISGFPIGLEGSLRFLRQAGEVTGIDSYAAIRDEEGMQEDLVASFSDLRGIPVSINTSLADPGVLGAARTVMNSIGMVEEEPGIPIPLPFDPPVGTTGIRRMLQSWRRCISRA
- the cfbC gene encoding Ni-sirohydrochlorin a,c-diamide reductive cyclase ATP-dependent reductase subunit, whose amino-acid sequence is MRQIALYGKGGIGKSTTSANLSAAWADKGLDLLQIGCDPKHDSTRMLMNGRIIPTVLDVIREKQKDVTVQDIIFPGYRGVRCVEAGGPEPGIGCAGRGIIATFQLLEKLGALKGDLIVYDVLGDVVCGGFAMPMREGYAEEIYLVTSGELMSLYAANNIAKAIARLSANKRSSVRLGGVIGNGKNIPDEEDLVSEFAQRIGSRMITFIPRSPTVQQAELNKKTVVEYAPESSQAEVYRRSADIILQNTTFTIPTPLSMDDLESLAYRYLKE